The nucleotide sequence ATTTGTTCTATCAGCAAGTATCGCTTTGATTCTTTGGTTTTATCTTTTGGATCCCGATATCAGCGATATCAAAGAGAATTTTCCAAAGGGAGATATTCCTTTGCTTATTGCGGCAGGAATCGGCTTTGCAATAGTGAATGCGATTGCGGAAGAATTTTTATTCAGGGGGATTTTATTCGAGGCCTTATTGACTGCAAAACTTCCCCTTTTTTGGGCTCTTGTTTTCCAAGCTTTAAGTTTTGGGATCTTACATTTACACGGATTTCCAAGAGGTTGGGTGGGAGTCGGACTTGCCGGAATTTATGGTTTGATGACCGGGCTTATCCGAATTTTGAGTAAGGGAATTTATTATCCCGTGTTGGTGCATTTTTTTGCGGATATTACAATAGCTGCGATCGTGCTGTTTTTGACTCGTTAGCGAAAAGCTTCGATCCCCAATTTTTCCGATTAAGTTAATTTGATTTTTATAGTTTGGAAGAACTTTGGGGTGAACGATCTTTCGTGTTAATTCGGATGCAGATAGTTTCATTCCAGATTTGCCTTCGCTCCGCTCGGCACCCGATGGGAATTTTGCTTCCTATGGGTCGCAAAATTGGGCTCGCCGTTACGCAGTCTCGCATCCTGCTCGACTTGGCTCCACGGCGTCTTTTGCACTCGCTTCGCCATCCCTGGCTTGCGGCGCGTTTGCGACGCTCTCTATGGATCGCTGCAAACGCTTGCGTGCAAAAGCTTCGATCCCCAATTTTTCCGATTAAGTTAATTTGATTTTTATGGTTTGGAAGAGTTTGGGGTGAACGACGGGGCTCGAACCCGCGACAGCCAGAACCACAATCTGGAGCTCTACCAACTGAGCTACGCTCACCATGTTTGGTGACCCGAGAGGGATTCGAACCCCCGACCCACTGCTTAGAAGGCAGTTGCTCTATCCAACTGAGCTACCGAGTCTTTTGTTTTGTAAAAGAGGGATT is from Leptospira sp. WS58.C1 and encodes:
- a CDS encoding CPBP family intramembrane glutamic endopeptidase; the encoded protein is MNFSETGRIDVPEYKANTWESYLIYLSIVVFGTAVFEEIRSLYIVPIVLLLLLLIGFQFKWRSLFYLNIPLVTLSFINTFPFAKNFWPATLIVALGFYFLNFSKIRNLGLLRWWAKGEVTKQVLGLSVLFVLSASIALILWFYLLDPDISDIKENFPKGDIPLLIAAGIGFAIVNAIAEEFLFRGILFEALLTAKLPLFWALVFQALSFGILHLHGFPRGWVGVGLAGIYGLMTGLIRILSKGIYYPVLVHFFADITIAAIVLFLTR